The Xanthomonas indica genome has a segment encoding these proteins:
- a CDS encoding PLP-dependent aminotransferase family protein, translating to MRLYEALASQLRDQIAQGTLRAGERLPSIRQLAAGHGISAATAVQACLQLEREGRVQARPRSGYFVRAAATPQPTGASATTRRRAPGAVANPALQGVLDMLARSDLVPLHTATPAAALLPDAHLASALARQLRRQRSAALDYAPPQGHAALRRQIAQRYAHCATAVAADEVVVTAGAMEAISLALRTLTAPGDVVLVETPTYHGILQAVAALRLKVLEVPNRPGQGIDAARLDALLQRTPARAAVLVPNFNNPLGSLTPDAAKRALLDSCARHGTVVIEDDIYGELDWSGQRPRPLRHFDTHGNVITCGAFSKVLAPGLRVGWLLGGAWTDALVRAKYFSTIGGASLPQLALADYLERHDLERHLRKLRRTLADNGQRLREAVLRHWPAGTRIGDPAGGLSLWLQLADAGSGQALFEAALAEGIGTSPGHLFSSRGDYVDHLRLSCGQPWTPALEQAMRRLGTLAARLPR from the coding sequence ATGCGCCTGTACGAAGCCCTCGCCAGCCAGCTGCGCGACCAGATCGCGCAGGGCACCCTGCGCGCCGGCGAGCGCCTGCCGTCGATCCGGCAACTGGCCGCCGGCCACGGCATCAGCGCCGCCACCGCGGTGCAGGCCTGCCTGCAACTGGAACGCGAAGGCCGGGTGCAGGCGCGGCCGCGCTCGGGCTACTTCGTGCGCGCCGCGGCCACACCGCAACCGACCGGCGCAAGCGCCACCACCCGGCGGCGCGCGCCTGGCGCGGTCGCCAATCCGGCGCTGCAGGGCGTGCTGGACATGCTCGCGCGCTCGGACTTGGTGCCGCTGCACACCGCCACGCCGGCCGCGGCGCTGCTGCCCGACGCGCACCTGGCCAGCGCACTGGCGCGGCAACTGCGCCGCCAGCGCAGCGCCGCGCTCGACTACGCCCCGCCGCAGGGCCATGCCGCGCTGCGCCGGCAGATCGCGCAGCGCTACGCGCACTGCGCCACCGCCGTGGCCGCCGACGAGGTGGTGGTGACCGCTGGCGCGATGGAAGCGATCAGCCTGGCCCTGCGCACCCTCACCGCGCCCGGCGACGTGGTGCTGGTCGAGACCCCGACCTACCACGGCATCCTGCAGGCGGTGGCAGCGCTGCGGCTGAAGGTGCTGGAAGTGCCCAACCGCCCGGGCCAGGGCATCGACGCCGCACGCCTGGACGCACTGCTGCAGCGCACCCCGGCGCGCGCCGCGGTGCTGGTGCCGAACTTCAACAATCCGCTCGGCAGCCTCACCCCGGACGCGGCCAAGCGCGCGCTGCTGGACAGTTGCGCGCGCCATGGCACGGTGGTGATCGAGGACGACATCTACGGCGAACTCGACTGGTCGGGACAGCGCCCGCGGCCGCTGCGCCATTTCGACACCCACGGCAACGTGATCACCTGCGGCGCCTTCTCCAAGGTGCTGGCGCCCGGCCTGCGCGTGGGCTGGCTGCTCGGCGGCGCCTGGACCGACGCGCTGGTGCGCGCCAAGTACTTCTCCACCATCGGCGGCGCCAGCCTGCCGCAACTGGCCCTGGCCGACTACCTGGAGCGGCACGACCTGGAGCGCCACCTGCGCAAGCTGCGCCGCACCCTGGCCGACAACGGCCAGCGCCTGCGCGAGGCGGTGCTGCGGCACTGGCCGGCCGGCACCCGCATCGGCGACCCGGCCGGCGGCCTGTCGCTGTGGCTGCAACTGGCCGACGCCGGCAGCGGCCAGGCCTTGTTCGAGGCCGCCCTCGCCGAGGGCATCGGCACCTCGCCCGGACATCTGTTCTCCAGCCGCGGCGACTACGTCGACCACCTGCGGCTGAGCTGCGGCCAGCCCTGGACGCCCGCCCTGGAGCAGGCCATGCGCCGGCTCGGCACGTTGGCCGCGCGGCTGCCGCGCTGA
- the fghA gene encoding S-formylglutathione hydrolase, translated as MERIEHHACCGGWQDVYRHDSAVLGCPMQVAVYLPPQAEHAKLPVLYWLSGLTCTEQNFITKAGAQRYAAEHGVILVAPDTSPRGEQVADAEGYDLGKGAGFYVNATQAPWAAHYRMYDYVVQELPALIEAQFPHNGRRAISGHSMGGHGALVIALKNPGRYRSVSAFSPIVAPSQVPWGEKAFTAYLGEDRAQWQAYDASVLIGGASERLPLLIDQGGGDEFLDKQLRPQLLQAAAEAAGYPLTLRVQPGYDHSYYFIGSFIGEHIAFHARALQD; from the coding sequence ATGGAACGTATCGAACACCACGCCTGCTGCGGCGGCTGGCAGGACGTCTATCGCCACGACTCGGCCGTGCTCGGCTGCCCCATGCAGGTGGCCGTGTACCTGCCGCCGCAGGCCGAGCACGCCAAACTGCCGGTGCTGTACTGGCTCAGCGGCCTCACCTGCACCGAGCAGAACTTCATCACCAAGGCCGGCGCGCAGCGCTATGCGGCCGAGCATGGGGTGATCCTGGTCGCCCCCGACACCAGCCCGCGCGGCGAGCAGGTCGCCGACGCCGAGGGGTACGACCTGGGCAAGGGCGCCGGCTTCTACGTCAACGCCACCCAGGCGCCGTGGGCCGCGCACTACCGCATGTACGACTACGTGGTGCAGGAACTGCCGGCGCTGATCGAGGCGCAGTTCCCGCACAACGGCCGCCGCGCCATCAGCGGGCACTCGATGGGCGGCCACGGCGCGCTGGTGATCGCGCTGAAGAATCCCGGCCGCTACCGCAGCGTGTCGGCGTTCTCGCCGATCGTCGCGCCGAGCCAGGTGCCGTGGGGCGAGAAGGCCTTCACCGCCTACCTGGGCGAGGACCGCGCGCAATGGCAGGCGTACGACGCCAGCGTGCTGATCGGCGGCGCCAGCGAACGCCTGCCGCTGCTGATCGACCAGGGCGGCGGCGACGAATTCCTGGACAAGCAGTTGCGCCCGCAGCTGCTGCAGGCGGCCGCCGAGGCCGCCGGCTATCCGTTGACCTTGCGCGTGCAGCCGGGCTACGACCACAGCTACTACTTCATCGGCAGTTTCATCGGCGAGCACATCGCCTTCCACGCGCGCGCGCTGCAGGACTGA
- the gfa gene encoding S-(hydroxymethyl)glutathione synthase: MSTVTIHPSVDAGVRAGAEQFQGGTLECHCASDKVVVEVGAQTAHNHACGCTKCWKPKGATFSVVAVVARDKVKVTAHEEKLKVVDESATIRRHACTGCGVHMYGRIENTEHPFYGLDFVHTELSPQQGWSAPGFAAFVSSIIESGTRPEAMDGVRNRLRELKLEPYDCLSPPLMDAISTHVARKNGVLH; this comes from the coding sequence ATGAGTACTGTGACGATTCATCCGTCGGTGGATGCCGGCGTGCGTGCCGGCGCGGAGCAGTTCCAGGGCGGCACCCTGGAATGCCACTGCGCCAGCGACAAGGTGGTGGTGGAAGTGGGGGCGCAGACCGCACACAACCATGCCTGCGGCTGTACCAAGTGCTGGAAGCCGAAGGGCGCGACCTTCTCGGTGGTGGCGGTGGTGGCGCGCGACAAGGTCAAGGTGACCGCGCACGAGGAGAAACTGAAGGTGGTGGACGAGAGCGCGACCATCCGCCGTCACGCCTGCACCGGCTGCGGCGTGCACATGTACGGCCGCATCGAGAACACCGAGCATCCGTTCTACGGCCTGGATTTCGTGCATACGGAACTGTCGCCGCAGCAGGGGTGGTCGGCGCCGGGCTTCGCCGCGTTCGTGTCCTCGATCATCGAGAGCGGCACGCGGCCGGAGGCGATGGACGGGGTGCGCAACCGCCTGCGCGAACTGAAGCTGGAACCGTACGACTGCCTGTCGCCGCCGCTGATGGACGCGATCTCCACCCACGTGGCGCGCAAGAACGGCGTGCTGCACTGA
- a CDS encoding S-(hydroxymethyl)glutathione dehydrogenase/class III alcohol dehydrogenase, which translates to MKSRAAVAFEAGQPLQIVEIDVEPPRQGEVLVRITHTGVCHTDAFTLSGDDPEGIFPAVLGHEGGGIVEAVGEGVTSVKVGDHVIPLYTAECRKCKFCLSGKTNLCQAVRATQGKGLMPDGTTRFSYNGQPIYHYMGCSTFSEYTVVPEISLAVVNPEAPLEKVCLLGCGVTTGIGAVHNTAKVKEGDSVAVFGLGGIGLAVIQGAVQAKAGRILAIDTNPGKFELARSMGATDCINPKDYSKPIQEVIVELTDGGVDFSFECIGNVHVMRSALECCHKGWGESVIIGVAGAGQEISTRPFQLVTGRVWRGSAFGGVKGRTQLPGMVEQAMHGEIDLDPFITHTLPLDEINEAFHLMHEGKSIRTVIHF; encoded by the coding sequence ATGAAATCCCGAGCCGCCGTTGCCTTCGAAGCCGGCCAGCCACTGCAGATCGTGGAGATCGATGTCGAGCCGCCGCGCCAGGGCGAGGTGCTGGTGCGCATCACCCACACCGGCGTGTGTCACACCGACGCGTTCACGCTGTCCGGCGACGACCCGGAAGGTATCTTCCCGGCGGTGCTCGGCCACGAGGGCGGCGGCATCGTCGAGGCGGTGGGCGAGGGCGTGACCAGCGTCAAGGTCGGCGACCACGTGATCCCGCTGTACACGGCCGAGTGTCGCAAGTGCAAGTTCTGCCTGTCCGGCAAGACCAACCTGTGCCAGGCGGTGCGTGCCACCCAGGGCAAGGGCCTGATGCCCGACGGCACCACCCGCTTCTCCTACAACGGCCAGCCGATCTATCACTACATGGGTTGCAGCACCTTCAGCGAGTACACGGTGGTGCCGGAAATCTCGCTGGCCGTGGTCAATCCCGAGGCGCCGCTGGAGAAGGTGTGCCTGCTCGGCTGCGGCGTCACCACCGGCATCGGCGCGGTGCACAACACGGCCAAGGTGAAGGAAGGCGACAGCGTTGCGGTGTTCGGCCTCGGCGGCATCGGCCTGGCGGTGATCCAGGGTGCGGTGCAGGCCAAGGCCGGGCGCATCCTGGCCATCGATACCAATCCGGGCAAGTTCGAGCTGGCGCGCAGCATGGGTGCCACCGACTGCATCAACCCCAAGGACTACTCCAAGCCGATCCAGGAGGTCATCGTCGAGTTGACCGACGGCGGCGTGGACTTCAGTTTCGAATGCATCGGCAACGTGCACGTGATGCGTTCGGCGCTGGAGTGCTGCCACAAGGGCTGGGGCGAGAGCGTCATCATCGGCGTGGCCGGCGCCGGCCAGGAAATCAGCACGCGTCCGTTCCAGCTGGTCACCGGCCGCGTCTGGCGCGGCAGCGCCTTCGGCGGGGTCAAGGGCCGCACCCAGCTGCCGGGCATGGTGGAACAGGCGATGCACGGCGAGATCGACCTCGATCCGTTCATCACCCACACCCTGCCGCTGGACGAAATCAACGAAGCCTTCCACCTGATGCACGAAGGCAAGTCGATCCGCACCGTCATCCACTTCTGA
- a CDS encoding metal/formaldehyde-sensitive transcriptional repressor has translation MPHTPHEKKRVLARIRRLRGQTEALERALEGGAECAAVLQQIAAIRGAVNGLMSEVMEAHVREEFGQPASSDAQRAARVREMGMLVRSYLK, from the coding sequence ATGCCACACACCCCGCACGAGAAGAAGCGCGTCCTGGCCCGCATCCGCCGCCTGCGCGGCCAGACCGAAGCACTGGAGCGCGCGCTGGAAGGCGGCGCCGAGTGCGCGGCGGTGCTGCAGCAGATCGCCGCCATCCGCGGTGCGGTCAATGGCCTCATGTCCGAGGTGATGGAAGCCCACGTCCGCGAAGAATTCGGCCAGCCGGCCAGCTCCGACGCGCAGCGCGCCGCGCGCGTGCGCGAGATGGGCATGCTGGTCCGCTCCTATCTCAAGTGA
- a CDS encoding response regulator transcription factor, with protein sequence MDMKSFILVVDDDPDLRRLISEFLSDHGYQVDTAETVAEMRLRMAERQPDLVILDVMMPGEDGLSAARQLASERGAPAVIMLSALGSDTDRIIGLEVGADDYLAKPCNPRELLARVRALLRRSQAATLPPEARGNVYEFAGWRLDVIRRDLRDPTGIFINLSDGEFALLRTFVEHPQRVLSRDQLLDYARGRDTEVYDRAIDSQISRLRRKINERVQTELIRTVRNEGYMLLPSVARL encoded by the coding sequence GTGGACATGAAATCCTTCATTCTGGTCGTCGACGACGATCCGGATCTGCGTCGACTCATCAGCGAGTTCCTGAGCGACCACGGCTATCAGGTGGACACCGCCGAAACCGTGGCGGAGATGCGCCTGCGGATGGCCGAGCGCCAGCCGGACCTGGTGATCCTGGACGTGATGATGCCCGGCGAGGACGGCCTCAGCGCCGCCCGCCAGCTCGCCAGCGAGCGCGGCGCGCCGGCGGTGATCATGCTCAGCGCGCTGGGCAGCGACACCGACCGCATCATCGGCCTGGAAGTCGGCGCCGACGACTACCTGGCCAAGCCCTGCAATCCGCGCGAACTGCTGGCGCGGGTGCGCGCCCTGCTGCGGCGCAGCCAGGCGGCGACGCTGCCGCCGGAAGCGCGCGGCAACGTCTACGAGTTCGCCGGCTGGCGGCTGGACGTGATCCGCCGCGACCTGCGCGACCCCACCGGCATCTTCATCAATCTCTCCGATGGCGAGTTCGCGCTGCTGCGCACCTTCGTCGAGCACCCGCAGCGCGTGCTCAGCCGCGACCAGTTGCTCGACTACGCGCGCGGCCGCGACACCGAGGTCTACGACCGCGCCATCGACAGCCAGATCAGCCGCCTGCGCCGCAAGATCAACGAACGCGTGCAGACCGAGCTGATCCGCACCGTGCGCAACGAAGGCTACATGCTGCTGCCGAGCGTCGCCCGCCTGTGA
- a CDS encoding ATP-binding protein has protein sequence MSGPTRARRGVPIFARAFLLLVVALLTAQLIGIALVLRTPVYEMPVHPPEVIALLSTRMPAGTQTLKVQDTTHAPLPARDQVRDRNAERVMAHWLEVAPDQVRFYRNSDGRLERLRLRLGERPPPPPHALAADDAIPAPDDLAPPPDAPQPPPLEPPPAPGEAPRTEAFGATMRAVGWRERGFAPAVPLLDGFTAALRQPDGHWRSVMSPPRRFSNAFKTQVVMLFLVGMLAMLPLAWWFSRALSAPIRRFAEAADQLGRNPDAQPLRRSGPSEIVQAADSFNAMQARLNRLINERTHMVAAIAHDLRTPLARLAFRLENLQAPLREKTMADIDEMKAMISAALDFIHNDSRRGTRSPLDFRLLVESVVDDASDTGADVVLLLGDAITLDGDSLSLRRMVMNLVENALKYGKRARLQLRHDAGECLLWIDDDGPGIDPAQREKLFLPFFRGENSRNRDTGGIGLGLSVAHSIVLAHGGQIALDNRPEGGLRVSVRLPCQAMGG, from the coding sequence GTGAGCGGGCCCACGCGCGCCCGTCGCGGCGTGCCGATCTTCGCCCGCGCCTTCCTGCTGCTGGTGGTGGCGCTGCTCACCGCGCAGCTGATCGGCATCGCCCTGGTGCTGCGCACCCCGGTCTACGAGATGCCGGTGCATCCGCCGGAAGTGATCGCCCTGCTCAGCACGCGCATGCCGGCCGGCACCCAGACCCTCAAGGTGCAGGACACGACGCATGCGCCGCTGCCGGCGCGCGACCAGGTGCGCGACCGCAATGCCGAACGGGTGATGGCGCACTGGCTGGAGGTGGCGCCGGACCAGGTGCGCTTCTACCGCAACAGCGACGGCCGCCTGGAACGCCTGCGCCTGCGCCTGGGCGAGCGCCCGCCGCCGCCGCCGCATGCGCTCGCTGCCGACGACGCCATCCCCGCACCCGACGACCTGGCGCCTCCGCCCGACGCGCCGCAACCACCGCCGCTGGAGCCGCCACCGGCACCGGGCGAGGCACCGCGCACCGAGGCGTTTGGCGCGACCATGCGCGCAGTGGGCTGGCGCGAACGCGGCTTCGCCCCGGCGGTGCCGCTGCTGGATGGCTTCACCGCGGCGCTGCGCCAGCCCGACGGCCACTGGCGCAGCGTGATGTCGCCGCCGCGCCGCTTCTCCAACGCATTCAAGACCCAGGTGGTGATGCTGTTCCTGGTCGGCATGCTGGCGATGCTGCCGCTGGCCTGGTGGTTCTCGCGGGCGCTGTCGGCGCCGATCCGGCGCTTCGCCGAGGCGGCCGACCAGCTCGGGCGCAACCCCGACGCGCAGCCGCTGCGGCGCAGCGGCCCCAGCGAGATCGTGCAGGCGGCCGACTCGTTCAACGCCATGCAGGCGCGCCTGAACCGGCTGATCAACGAGCGCACGCACATGGTCGCGGCCATCGCCCACGACCTGCGCACGCCGCTGGCGCGGCTGGCGTTCCGCCTGGAAAACCTGCAGGCGCCGCTGCGCGAGAAGACCATGGCCGACATCGACGAGATGAAGGCGATGATCTCCGCGGCGCTGGACTTCATCCACAACGACAGCCGCCGCGGCACCCGCTCGCCGCTGGATTTCCGCCTGCTGGTGGAGAGCGTGGTCGACGACGCCAGCGACACCGGCGCCGACGTGGTCCTGCTGCTCGGCGACGCCATCACCCTCGACGGCGACTCGCTGTCGCTGCGGCGCATGGTGATGAACCTGGTGGAGAACGCATTGAAGTACGGCAAGCGCGCGCGCCTGCAACTGCGTCACGACGCCGGCGAATGCCTGCTGTGGATCGACGACGACGGCCCCGGCATCGATCCCGCGCAGCGCGAGAAGCTGTTCCTGCCGTTCTTCCGCGGCGAGAACTCGCGCAACCGCGACACCGGCGGTATCGGCCTGGGCCTGTCGGTGGCGCACAGCATCGTGCTGGCGCACGGCGGCCAGATCGCCCTGGACAACCGCCCCGAGGGCGGCCTGCGGGTCAGCGTGCGGCTGCCGTGCCAGGCGATGGGCGGCTGA
- a CDS encoding type II CAAX endopeptidase family protein, giving the protein MKNLTGAAPAHQARSIAGVALIIAAYFFINPLASAIYGFIATSLNLTIVSGNTIHLLPFGVVGAVRLILDFFLVVLVYKTLNRKFRGFPLLGPHMLKMAVSGLAIGMAVMSGAILAIIATGNASVSVSPQPFTGAVRNASGWLAFEGLAALGEELLVRVAVLVVAERLAGWRGALIASGLMFAALHLDNPGATGIWLTRLLCQGVLLAYAVYRTGSFWWSVGYHTGWNWASAPIFGASGSGYYVDGHVLTFTPGDAHWITGGAVGPEGSVFAFVAVLAGFLLLVATTPNRRMPPRSSLTTPDAHTA; this is encoded by the coding sequence ATGAAGAACCTAACAGGCGCTGCGCCAGCCCATCAGGCGAGAAGCATTGCCGGCGTCGCGCTGATCATTGCGGCATATTTCTTCATAAATCCGCTAGCAAGCGCCATCTATGGATTCATCGCAACATCACTGAATCTGACCATCGTCTCCGGAAATACCATCCACCTTCTCCCGTTCGGGGTGGTCGGAGCAGTGCGATTGATTCTGGACTTTTTCCTCGTGGTCCTCGTATATAAAACGCTCAACCGAAAGTTCAGAGGATTTCCGCTACTCGGCCCGCATATGCTGAAAATGGCCGTATCGGGACTGGCGATCGGCATGGCGGTCATGAGCGGCGCAATTCTGGCGATCATCGCCACCGGAAACGCCAGTGTGTCGGTGTCACCCCAGCCCTTCACAGGTGCCGTGCGCAATGCAAGCGGCTGGCTCGCCTTCGAAGGGCTTGCAGCGCTTGGAGAAGAGTTGCTGGTGCGGGTCGCAGTCCTCGTCGTGGCCGAACGCCTCGCTGGCTGGCGCGGAGCGCTCATCGCGTCCGGCCTGATGTTCGCCGCACTGCATTTGGACAACCCTGGCGCAACCGGAATATGGCTCACCCGCCTTCTCTGTCAGGGCGTGTTACTGGCCTATGCGGTGTATCGCACCGGCTCGTTCTGGTGGTCGGTTGGATATCACACGGGGTGGAACTGGGCGAGCGCCCCGATTTTTGGCGCGTCCGGCAGCGGCTACTACGTCGATGGGCATGTTCTCACCTTCACTCCGGGCGACGCACACTGGATCACAGGGGGCGCGGTGGGTCCGGAAGGCAGCGTGTTCGCCTTCGTCGCGGTCCTGGCAGGGTTTCTGCTTCTGGTTGCGACGACGCCGAATCGGCGGATGCCACCGCGCAGTTCGCTCACTACCCCGGACGCGCATACGGCCTGA
- a CDS encoding YbjQ family protein, producing the protein MTDPYNSSPPRAVAASPLTDAMVTTALELPGYRIVRNLGIVRGITVRSRSIVGNFLGGLQTIFGGNITIYTQLCEQARLETYRDMLQHARQMGGNAIVAVRYDATELMAGLTEVLCYGTAVVVEPNR; encoded by the coding sequence ATGACCGATCCATACAATTCCTCGCCGCCGCGCGCGGTGGCGGCTTCGCCGCTCACCGATGCGATGGTGACCACCGCGCTGGAGCTTCCCGGTTACCGCATCGTGCGCAACCTGGGCATCGTGCGCGGCATCACCGTGCGCTCTCGCTCCATCGTCGGCAATTTCCTGGGTGGGCTGCAGACCATCTTCGGCGGCAATATCACCATCTACACCCAACTGTGCGAGCAGGCGCGCCTGGAGACCTACCGGGACATGCTGCAGCACGCGCGGCAGATGGGCGGCAACGCCATCGTCGCGGTGCGCTACGACGCCACCGAGCTGATGGCCGGGCTGACCGAGGTGCTGTGTTATGGCACGGCGGTGGTCGTCGAGCCGAATAGGTAG
- a CDS encoding glutamate--cysteine ligase, protein MSSPSHVAETPITDRAELVQVLASGEKPEAQWRIGTEHEKFGFRLDDLRPPTFDGERGIEALLLGLTRFGWEPVREAGHTIALLRDGASVTLEPAGQLELSGAPLPTIHDTCVEVGSHLNEVKQVADELGLGFLGMGFQPKWRRDEMPWMPKGRYKIMQAYMPKVGALGLDMMTRTCTVQVNLDYASEADMIRKFRVSLALQPIATALFADSPFAEGKPNGYLSYRSHIWTDTDADRTGMLDFVFEDGFGYERYVDYLLDVPMYFSYRNGTYVDASGQSFRDFLQGKLPALPGALPTLRDWSDHMTTAFPEVRLKKYLEMRGADAGPWGRLCALSAFWVGLLYDDAALDAAWDLVKDFSLVERHALRDGVPKLALKLPFRNGTVQDLAAEAVKIALSGLRRRARLNRDGQDESRFLEPLVEILHAGETAAERKLALYHGAWQGDIDHVFREFAY, encoded by the coding sequence TTGTCGAGCCCCAGCCACGTTGCCGAGACGCCGATCACCGACCGCGCCGAACTGGTCCAGGTGCTCGCCTCCGGAGAAAAACCCGAAGCGCAGTGGCGCATCGGCACCGAGCACGAGAAGTTCGGCTTCCGGCTCGACGACCTGCGGCCGCCGACCTTCGACGGCGAGCGCGGCATCGAGGCCTTGCTGCTCGGCCTGACCCGTTTCGGCTGGGAGCCGGTGCGCGAAGCCGGGCACACCATCGCCCTGCTGCGCGATGGCGCCTCGGTGACGCTGGAGCCGGCCGGCCAGCTGGAACTGTCCGGCGCGCCGCTGCCGACCATCCACGACACCTGCGTGGAAGTGGGCAGCCACCTCAACGAGGTCAAGCAGGTCGCCGACGAACTGGGCCTGGGCTTTCTCGGCATGGGCTTCCAGCCGAAATGGCGCCGCGACGAGATGCCGTGGATGCCCAAGGGCCGCTACAAGATCATGCAGGCGTACATGCCCAAGGTCGGCGCGCTCGGCCTGGACATGATGACCCGCACCTGCACGGTGCAGGTCAATCTGGACTACGCCAGCGAAGCGGACATGATCAGGAAGTTCCGCGTGTCGCTGGCGCTGCAGCCGATCGCCACCGCGCTGTTCGCCGATTCGCCGTTCGCCGAGGGCAAGCCCAACGGCTACCTCAGCTACCGCTCGCACATCTGGACCGACACCGACGCCGACCGCACCGGCATGCTCGATTTCGTGTTCGAGGACGGCTTCGGCTACGAGCGCTACGTCGACTACCTGCTCGACGTGCCGATGTACTTCTCCTACCGTAACGGCACCTACGTGGACGCCAGCGGGCAGAGCTTCCGCGACTTCCTGCAGGGCAAGCTGCCGGCCTTGCCGGGTGCGTTGCCGACCCTTCGCGACTGGTCCGACCACATGACCACCGCGTTCCCGGAAGTGCGCTTGAAGAAGTACCTGGAAATGCGCGGCGCCGACGCTGGCCCGTGGGGACGGCTGTGTGCGCTGTCGGCGTTCTGGGTGGGCCTGCTGTACGACGATGCCGCACTGGATGCGGCCTGGGACCTGGTCAAGGATTTCAGCCTGGTCGAACGCCACGCGTTGCGCGACGGCGTGCCGAAGCTGGCGCTGAAGCTGCCGTTCCGCAACGGCACCGTGCAGGACCTGGCCGCCGAAGCGGTGAAGATCGCCCTGAGCGGCCTGCGCCGCCGCGCGCGGTTGAACCGCGACGGCCAGGACGAGTCGCGTTTCCTGGAACCGCTCGTGGAGATCCTGCACGCCGGCGAGACCGCGGCCGAGCGCAAGCTGGCGCTGTACCACGGCGCGTGGCAAGGCGACATCGACCACGTGTTCCGCGAATTCGCGTACTGA
- a CDS encoding VIT family protein: MRPTHTERHRTDRAGWLRAAVLGANDGILSVAGLVVGVASSGASAATVLTSGIAGLVAGAMSMAAGEYVSVQSQADTERADLALERRELHEDPQSELDELTAIYRQRGLDPGLARQVAEQLTVHDALGAHARDELGITESLRARPLQAAAASAAAFCSGAALPIVAAWLAPDGRQLWVTGAATLLGLSLTGALAARAGGASGLRGAARVVFWGAAAMLASGAIGHVFGVHV; this comes from the coding sequence ATGCGCCCGACCCACACCGAACGCCATCGCACCGACCGCGCCGGCTGGCTGCGCGCGGCCGTGCTCGGTGCCAACGACGGCATCCTGTCCGTGGCCGGCCTGGTGGTCGGCGTCGCCAGCAGCGGTGCGTCGGCGGCCACGGTGCTGACCAGCGGCATCGCCGGCCTGGTCGCCGGTGCGATGTCGATGGCCGCCGGCGAATACGTATCGGTGCAATCGCAGGCCGACACCGAGCGCGCCGACCTGGCGCTGGAGCGGCGCGAACTGCACGAGGATCCGCAGAGCGAGCTGGACGAACTCACCGCGATCTATCGCCAGCGCGGACTCGATCCCGGCCTGGCCCGCCAGGTCGCCGAGCAGTTGACCGTGCACGATGCCCTGGGCGCACACGCGCGCGACGAACTCGGCATCACCGAGAGCCTGCGCGCGCGCCCGCTGCAGGCGGCAGCCGCCTCGGCAGCCGCGTTCTGCAGCGGCGCGGCGCTGCCGATCGTGGCCGCGTGGCTGGCCCCTGACGGCCGGCAACTGTGGGTGACCGGCGCGGCGACCTTGCTCGGCCTGTCGCTGACCGGCGCGCTGGCCGCCCGCGCCGGTGGCGCCTCGGGCCTGCGCGGCGCGGCGCGCGTGGTGTTCTGGGGCGCGGCGGCGATGCTCGCCAGCGGCGCGATCGGCCATGTCTTCGGCGTGCACGTCTGA
- a CDS encoding VOC family protein — translation MGFSVSSLDEAIAFWTAAMGFELVRTGEMGGDFLREVTGVDDPRCRMALVVSPAGFPIELLEYSTARTLGKTPASAGAIGAAHLAVTVPEIDMAVARIQAQGWHLKGSPRPIEAGPRAGTVVAYVSGPDGITIELMQPPR, via the coding sequence ATGGGATTTTCCGTTTCATCGCTGGATGAGGCGATCGCGTTCTGGACTGCGGCCATGGGCTTCGAACTTGTCCGCACAGGCGAAATGGGCGGCGATTTCCTGCGCGAGGTGACGGGCGTCGACGATCCGCGTTGCCGCATGGCGCTGGTGGTATCGCCTGCCGGCTTTCCCATCGAACTGCTGGAATACTCGACGGCCCGCACGTTGGGCAAGACACCCGCAAGCGCTGGCGCGATAGGCGCGGCCCATCTTGCCGTCACCGTGCCGGAGATCGACATGGCGGTCGCCAGGATCCAGGCGCAGGGATGGCACTTGAAAGGGTCTCCGCGGCCGATCGAGGCCGGGCCACGCGCGGGAACCGTCGTTGCCTACGTCAGCGGACCCGACGGGATCACCATCGAGCTCATGCAACCTCCCAGGTAA